Proteins encoded by one window of Thermodesulfatator atlanticus DSM 21156:
- a CDS encoding flagellar protein FlgN, with protein MKNPWQKLAELLEEERQAIVSGDLEKLLDCLRQKEDILKDPALRTTPLSPTLRAEITRLTEHNQMLLKAGLAFIEEAYRFLGRHMAPKAAYTAQGKAKSAKGAQLLSVEA; from the coding sequence ATGAAAAATCCCTGGCAAAAACTCGCCGAACTTCTTGAGGAAGAAAGACAGGCCATTGTCTCTGGAGACCTTGAAAAACTCCTTGATTGTTTGCGGCAAAAAGAAGACATCTTAAAGGACCCGGCGCTTCGCACCACCCCGCTTTCACCCACTCTTCGTGCAGAAATCACCAGGCTTACCGAACACAACCAGATGCTTCTTAAAGCGGGGCTTGCCTTTATTGAAGAGGCCTACCGGTTCCTGGGAAGACACATGGCACCAAAGGCCGCTTATACCGCCCAGGGCAAGGCCAAAAGCGCCAAGGGTGCGCAGCTCCTTAGCGTGGAGGCCTAA
- a CDS encoding rod-binding protein produces the protein MKITSLDLNSVEALKELAKRDQKAALRKACQEFESIFLYEIFKGLKKTIPEGGMFPKSFQREMYEDFFYQEVSRRLAQKGTGLSELLYKQLSRKYGGVK, from the coding sequence GTGAAAATCACAAGCCTTGACTTAAACAGCGTTGAAGCCCTTAAGGAACTTGCAAAGCGCGACCAGAAGGCCGCCCTGCGCAAGGCCTGTCAGGAGTTTGAGTCTATTTTTCTCTACGAAATTTTTAAGGGGCTCAAAAAAACTATCCCCGAAGGGGGAATGTTTCCGAAGAGTTTTCAAAGAGAGATGTATGAAGATTTCTTTTATCAGGAAGTGTCTCGTAGGCTTGCCCAAAAAGGCACCGGGCTTTCTGAATTGCTTTACAAACAGCTTAGCCGCAAATACGGAGGTGTAAAATGA
- a CDS encoding flagellar basal body P-ring protein FlgI yields MRKGILLLISVLLFSVTAQAARLKDLVNVEGVRVNKLIGYGIVVGLQGTGDGAQTQFTVQSVVNMLERFGVHVDKNQVKLKNVAAVMVTAELPPFVRAGQRLDVTVSSIGDAKSLQGGTLLLTPLRGPDGEVYALAQGPVSIGGFAAAGAGATAQKNHPTVGKIPSGAIVEKEVPVSINAKNTLRLSFRETDFTTVSRACDAINAFLNGPYATPVDGRSLVVRVPKAYHGNVVKLLADIGDLAVEPDAPARVVIDERTGTVVMGENVRISKVAIAHGNLSVQIKETPQVIQPPPFSQGQTVVVPQTELKVKEEKARLVVLEEGVSIGELVRALNAVGATPRDLIAIFQAIKRAGALQAELVIM; encoded by the coding sequence ATGCGCAAAGGGATTTTACTTCTCATATCAGTTTTGCTGTTTAGCGTTACGGCACAGGCCGCAAGACTCAAAGACCTGGTAAACGTTGAAGGCGTGCGGGTAAACAAGCTCATTGGCTACGGCATCGTGGTAGGGCTCCAGGGCACCGGCGACGGGGCTCAGACGCAATTTACCGTACAATCAGTGGTCAATATGCTTGAGCGTTTCGGCGTGCACGTTGACAAAAACCAGGTCAAGCTCAAAAACGTAGCAGCCGTTATGGTAACTGCTGAGCTTCCACCATTTGTGCGAGCCGGCCAGCGGCTTGACGTTACGGTTTCTTCCATTGGTGATGCCAAAAGCCTCCAGGGAGGCACCCTGCTCTTAACCCCCCTCCGCGGCCCCGACGGCGAGGTCTATGCGCTTGCCCAGGGGCCGGTATCTATTGGCGGCTTTGCCGCGGCAGGGGCAGGGGCCACGGCCCAGAAAAATCATCCCACGGTGGGCAAAATTCCCTCTGGCGCTATTGTGGAAAAGGAAGTCCCGGTAAGCATTAATGCGAAAAATACGCTTAGGCTTTCTTTCAGGGAAACAGACTTCACCACGGTATCCCGAGCCTGTGATGCCATCAACGCCTTTTTAAACGGACCTTACGCCACCCCTGTTGACGGCCGAAGCCTTGTGGTGCGCGTGCCCAAGGCTTATCACGGAAACGTTGTCAAACTCCTGGCAGATATCGGCGACCTAGCGGTTGAACCAGACGCCCCGGCAAGGGTGGTGATCGATGAGCGCACGGGAACAGTTGTCATGGGAGAGAACGTGCGCATCTCTAAAGTGGCTATTGCCCACGGGAATCTCTCGGTACAAATCAAAGAAACCCCTCAGGTTATTCAGCCACCGCCTTTTTCCCAGGGGCAGACGGTGGTGGTCCCCCAGACAGAGCTTAAGGTCAAAGAGGAAAAGGCAAGGCTGGTAGTGCTTGAAGAAGGGGTAAGCATTGGCGAGCTAGTGCGGGCACTAAACGCCGTAGGTGCCACGCCGCGTGATTTAATCGCCATTTTTCAGGCGATAAAGCGGGCAGGCGCCCTTCAGGCCGAACTGGTGATTATGTGA
- a CDS encoding flagellar basal body L-ring protein FlgH encodes MRGRNLLILLALGMMLGACAPKQQVNIAPPPPPQVYVPPAPKSVPQEGSLYAGQRAFFFEDHRASRVGDVITIKIVETYQSSNKVSNKISRSSETSAGVKSLLGFEKVFEESNPRFKADPMFSGGMSTKTDGQGQFSRNTNIVATLTARVIDVLPNGNLVIQGVRTIRQDENLEYLTITGIVRPEDVAADNSVLSTQISDARIEYSGAGPNTLAVRGPGWLSRALQVIWPF; translated from the coding sequence ATGCGTGGCAGAAATTTGCTCATATTGCTTGCTTTGGGGATGATGCTTGGGGCCTGTGCCCCAAAACAGCAGGTAAACATTGCCCCTCCGCCACCGCCTCAGGTTTACGTGCCGCCAGCACCCAAAAGCGTGCCTCAGGAAGGTTCGCTCTATGCTGGGCAAAGGGCCTTTTTCTTTGAAGACCACCGTGCCAGTCGCGTGGGCGACGTGATTACCATCAAAATCGTTGAGACCTATCAAAGCTCAAACAAGGTAAGCAACAAAATCAGCCGTTCTTCTGAAACAAGTGCTGGCGTAAAAAGTCTCCTTGGCTTTGAAAAGGTCTTTGAGGAGTCAAACCCTCGCTTTAAGGCTGACCCCATGTTTAGCGGCGGCATGAGCACCAAAACCGACGGCCAGGGGCAGTTTTCACGCAACACCAATATCGTAGCCACCCTTACCGCCCGGGTAATAGATGTTCTCCCTAACGGCAACCTGGTAATCCAGGGAGTGCGCACCATCCGCCAGGACGAAAACCTGGAATACCTTACCATCACCGGCATTGTGCGTCCTGAGGACGTGGCGGCAGACAATTCCGTGCTTTCCACCCAAATATCAGACGCCCGCATTGAGTATAGCGGTGCAGGCCCTAACACCCTTGCCGTAAGAGGGCCAGGATGGCTTTCGCGAGCCCTTCAGGTCATCTGGCCTTTTTAA